One segment of Acidovorax sp. DW039 DNA contains the following:
- the fabF gene encoding beta-ketoacyl-ACP synthase II, giving the protein MATTNNGTQGTTGAAQQVRRVVITGMGLVSPLGCGVELAWSRLLQGASGLRRLPDAVVEGLAAKVGGVVPTAEEDPEGGWNPETVVSAKDLRKMDRFIPFALGAAQQALTQAGWAPEDEGAKARTATVIASGIGGFGAIAEAVRTTDTRGPQRLSPFTVPSFLVNLAAGHVSIHHGLKGPIGAPVTACAASVQAIGDAARMIRYGEVDVAVCGGTEAAIDRVSLGGFAAAKALSTGFADHPEQSSRPFDAARDGFVMGEGAGMLVLESLDHALARGAKPLAEVVGYGTSADAYHITSGPEDGDGARRSMEMALAQAGLAASDVQHLNAHATSTYVGDRGELAAIRRVFGTDKSVAIASTKSATGHLLGAAGAVAAIFTTLALRDQVVPGTLNLQQPDELAEGLDMVALQPRKMALQHAMLNGFGFGGVNATLLLKRWEA; this is encoded by the coding sequence ATGGCAACAACAAACAATGGTACGCAAGGCACGACAGGCGCAGCGCAGCAAGTGCGGCGGGTGGTGATCACCGGCATGGGGCTGGTGTCTCCGCTGGGCTGCGGGGTTGAGCTGGCCTGGAGTCGCCTGCTGCAAGGTGCATCGGGCCTGCGCCGCTTGCCCGATGCGGTGGTGGAGGGCCTTGCGGCCAAGGTTGGCGGCGTGGTGCCTACGGCGGAAGAAGATCCTGAAGGCGGCTGGAACCCCGAAACTGTGGTCTCTGCCAAGGACCTGCGCAAGATGGACCGCTTCATCCCCTTTGCTCTGGGCGCGGCACAACAGGCGCTGACCCAGGCGGGCTGGGCACCCGAGGACGAAGGCGCAAAGGCCCGCACCGCCACCGTGATTGCCTCGGGCATCGGCGGCTTCGGTGCCATTGCCGAAGCCGTGCGCACTACCGACACGCGCGGGCCGCAGCGGCTGTCGCCGTTCACCGTGCCATCGTTTCTGGTCAACCTGGCGGCAGGCCATGTGTCTATCCACCATGGCTTGAAAGGCCCGATTGGCGCACCGGTAACGGCCTGCGCTGCCAGCGTGCAGGCGATTGGCGATGCGGCGCGCATGATCCGCTACGGCGAGGTCGATGTGGCGGTGTGCGGCGGTACCGAGGCTGCCATCGACCGCGTGAGCCTGGGCGGCTTTGCGGCAGCCAAAGCCCTGTCCACGGGCTTTGCCGACCACCCCGAACAGTCCTCACGCCCGTTTGATGCGGCGCGTGATGGCTTTGTGATGGGCGAGGGCGCTGGCATGCTGGTGCTCGAATCGCTGGATCATGCGCTGGCACGCGGTGCCAAGCCTCTGGCGGAGGTGGTGGGTTACGGCACATCGGCAGATGCGTACCACATCACCTCAGGGCCCGAAGACGGCGACGGTGCCCGCCGCAGCATGGAAATGGCCTTGGCCCAGGCAGGCTTGGCGGCCAGTGACGTGCAGCATTTGAACGCGCACGCCACCTCCACCTATGTCGGTGATCGGGGTGAGCTGGCCGCCATTCGCCGGGTGTTTGGCACGGACAAATCGGTCGCCATTGCCTCCACCAAATCCGCCACAGGTCACCTGCTGGGCGCAGCAGGCGCCGTGGCTGCCATCTTCACCACACTGGCCCTGCGCGACCAGGTGGTGCCCGGCACGCTGAACCTGCAGCAGCCTGACGAGCTGGCCGAAGGCCTGGACATGGTCGCCCTGCAGCCTCGAAAAATGGCGCTGCAGCACGCAATGCTCAATGGCTTCGGATTTGGTGGGGTGAATGCAACACTGCTGCTCAAGCGATGGGAGGCTTGA
- a CDS encoding SIS domain-containing protein, which yields MLERITASLSSLAPAEQRVAKLVLTDPRAFARLPVRELAERAHVSKPTVVRFCRSMGYDGLADFKLKLVGSVSEGVPFIHRSVDVDDKTGDVLVKVVDNAVAAFLQYRNAASTVALERAAGAISDTWKKGKRIEFYGVGNSGIVAQDAQHKFFRLGVTSIATSDGHMQVMSATLLRPGDCAVIISNSGRTRDLMDAADIARKNGATTIAITASGSPLASTCNIHLAADHPEGYDRYSPMVSRLMHLLIIDVLATCVALRIGGSLQPILQQMKENLRAKRYA from the coding sequence ATGCTCGAACGCATCACCGCATCCCTGAGTTCCCTGGCCCCCGCTGAGCAGCGCGTGGCCAAGCTGGTGCTGACCGACCCCCGTGCCTTTGCCCGCCTGCCCGTGCGTGAGCTGGCTGAACGCGCCCATGTGAGCAAGCCCACCGTGGTGCGCTTTTGCCGCAGCATGGGGTACGACGGGCTGGCAGACTTCAAGCTCAAGCTGGTGGGCAGTGTTAGCGAAGGCGTACCCTTCATCCACCGCAGCGTGGATGTGGATGACAAGACGGGCGACGTGCTGGTGAAAGTGGTGGACAACGCCGTGGCGGCCTTCCTGCAATACCGCAACGCCGCCAGCACGGTGGCCCTGGAGCGCGCGGCAGGTGCGATCTCGGACACCTGGAAGAAAGGTAAGCGCATCGAGTTTTACGGCGTGGGCAACTCGGGCATCGTGGCGCAAGACGCGCAGCACAAATTCTTCCGCCTCGGGGTCACGTCGATTGCCACCAGCGACGGCCACATGCAGGTGATGAGCGCCACCCTGCTGCGGCCGGGTGACTGTGCCGTGATCATCTCCAACTCAGGCCGCACCCGCGACCTGATGGATGCGGCCGACATCGCCCGCAAGAACGGCGCCACCACCATCGCCATCACCGCCAGCGGCTCACCGCTGGCCAGCACCTGCAACATCCATCTGGCGGCCGACCACCCCGAAGGCTATGACCGCTACAGCCCCATGGTGTCGCGCCTGATGCACCTGCTCATCATCGATGTGCTGGCCACCTGCGTGGCGTTGCGCATTGGCGGATCGCTGCAGCCCATCCTGCAGCAGATGAAAGAAAACCTGCGGGCCAAGCGTTACGCCTGA
- the tal gene encoding transaldolase — MNQLDALKQFTTVVADTGDFKQLAQFRPQDATTNPSLILKAVQKPEYAPLLQDTVAKFKGRAMEEIIDRLLVRFGCEILATVPGRVSTEVDARLSFDTSATVTRAERIIELYQAEGIHIDRVLIKIAATWEGIKAAEQLERKGIHTNLTLLFAFCQAVACGQAKVQLISPFVGRIYDWYKKQAGASWDEAARSGANDPGVQSVTQIYNHYKRFGIATEVMGASFRNIGQITALAGCDLLTIAPELLAQLAASEAPLQRALSADEARVMDLPAVNYDEAGFRYALNEDAMATEKLAEGIRAFAVDAVKLEKLILAL, encoded by the coding sequence ATGAACCAGCTCGACGCCCTCAAACAGTTCACCACCGTGGTTGCCGATACCGGCGATTTCAAGCAACTGGCGCAGTTCCGCCCACAGGATGCGACGACCAATCCTTCCCTCATCCTGAAAGCGGTGCAAAAGCCCGAGTACGCGCCCCTGCTGCAGGACACCGTGGCCAAGTTCAAGGGGCGTGCCATGGAAGAAATCATCGACCGCTTGCTGGTGCGCTTTGGCTGCGAAATCCTGGCCACCGTGCCCGGGCGTGTCTCCACGGAGGTGGATGCGCGCCTGAGCTTTGACACCAGCGCCACCGTGACCCGTGCCGAGCGCATCATCGAGTTGTACCAGGCCGAGGGCATCCACATCGACCGGGTGCTCATCAAGATCGCAGCCACCTGGGAAGGTATCAAGGCCGCCGAGCAACTGGAACGCAAGGGTATCCACACCAACCTCACGCTGCTGTTCGCCTTCTGCCAGGCCGTGGCCTGTGGTCAGGCCAAGGTACAACTGATCTCGCCTTTTGTGGGGCGCATTTACGACTGGTACAAGAAGCAGGCGGGCGCGAGCTGGGACGAAGCCGCACGCAGCGGTGCCAATGACCCGGGCGTGCAGTCCGTCACGCAGATCTACAACCACTATAAGCGCTTTGGCATTGCGACTGAGGTGATGGGCGCGAGCTTCCGCAACATCGGCCAGATCACGGCGCTGGCAGGCTGCGACCTGCTGACCATTGCCCCTGAACTGCTGGCCCAACTGGCCGCCAGCGAAGCCCCCCTGCAGCGTGCCCTGAGCGCTGACGAAGCCCGAGTCATGGACCTGCCCGCCGTGAACTACGACGAAGCCGGTTTCCGCTACGCCCTGAACGAAGACGCCATGGCCACCGAGAAGCTGGCCGAGGGCATTCGCGCGTTTGCGGTGGATGCGGTCAAGCTGGAAAAGCTGATTCTGGCGCTTTGA
- a CDS encoding NAD(P)/FAD-dependent oxidoreductase yields MTHRFSPCPRIVIVGGGTAGLLLATRLGQQVGRKGHAQVTLIDRSLTHLWKPMLHTIAAGTRDVHQHKVSLLAQARAQGFAYEPGELCGLSRNRRLVHLAALPSAGDRPVVGPRAVPYDVLVLALGSGANDFGVPGVQAHCHFIDSQAQAEAFNHRLRWQLFRGAPQDEAVTIDIVGAGATGVELAAELSHLMEMAAHFGDPSLRDRLRLTLYESAPSILAAFPERVSESSHRVLEKLGFTIRTSTRVQAAQAQGLVTADTPLATNDMTVWAAGIKAPEVLSRLGGLRTNPSHQLLIDATLRCVDDEHIFALGDCSTLTLPDQPRPLPASAQVAVQQATHLARHLPGWLRCSALPAFKYRDLGGLVSLGRYGAYGTVGKAGLLPGQFLGGALARLGHELVYRNYQRSLHGLGKTGLLWATESLNGWTHPGIRLG; encoded by the coding sequence ATGACCCACCGCTTCTCCCCCTGCCCGCGCATCGTCATCGTGGGCGGCGGCACCGCCGGGCTGCTGCTGGCCACCCGGCTGGGCCAGCAAGTGGGGCGCAAAGGCCACGCCCAGGTCACGCTGATCGACCGCAGCCTCACCCACCTGTGGAAGCCCATGCTGCACACGATTGCGGCCGGCACGCGCGATGTGCACCAGCACAAAGTCAGCCTGCTGGCCCAGGCGCGCGCCCAAGGCTTTGCGTATGAGCCCGGCGAGCTGTGCGGGCTCAGCCGCAACCGCCGTCTGGTGCACTTGGCAGCATTGCCATCGGCGGGCGACCGCCCCGTGGTCGGGCCGCGCGCCGTGCCCTACGACGTGCTGGTGCTCGCCCTGGGCAGCGGTGCCAACGACTTTGGCGTGCCCGGCGTGCAGGCGCACTGCCACTTCATCGACAGCCAGGCCCAGGCCGAAGCCTTCAACCACCGCCTGCGCTGGCAACTGTTTCGCGGCGCGCCGCAAGATGAAGCCGTGACCATCGACATCGTGGGCGCAGGTGCTACCGGGGTCGAATTGGCCGCAGAGCTGAGCCACCTGATGGAAATGGCCGCGCATTTTGGTGACCCGTCCTTGCGCGATCGCCTGCGCCTGACGCTCTACGAAAGCGCCCCGAGCATCCTGGCCGCCTTCCCCGAACGCGTGTCCGAATCCAGCCACCGCGTGCTGGAAAAGCTGGGCTTCACCATCCGCACCAGCACCCGCGTGCAAGCCGCGCAGGCCCAAGGCCTGGTCACGGCCGATACCCCGCTGGCCACTAACGACATGACGGTGTGGGCTGCAGGCATCAAGGCACCCGAGGTGCTGTCGCGCCTGGGAGGCCTGCGCACCAACCCCAGCCACCAGTTGCTGATCGATGCCACGCTGCGCTGCGTGGACGATGAGCACATCTTTGCCCTGGGCGACTGCAGCACCCTCACCCTGCCCGACCAGCCACGCCCCCTGCCCGCCAGCGCCCAGGTGGCGGTGCAGCAAGCCACGCACCTGGCGCGCCACCTACCCGGCTGGCTGCGGTGCAGCGCACTGCCCGCCTTTAAATACCGCGACCTGGGCGGGCTGGTATCCCTGGGCCGCTACGGTGCCTACGGCACGGTGGGCAAGGCGGGGCTGCTGCCGGGGCAATTTTTGGGCGGCGCATTGGCCCGCCTGGGCCACGAGCTGGTCTACCGCAACTACCAGCGCAGCCTGCACGGCCTGGGCAAGACCGGGCTGCTCTGGGCCACAGAAAGCCTCAACGGCTGGACGCATCCGGGGATACGGCTGGGTTGA
- a CDS encoding TolC family protein, with translation MRAPLLHRCTALAGLLALALTGCASVAPPSAIGPATERHSTALPATAALGLATGTPSRHWWHALQDDKLNTLVQTAMQHNQDRQAAVAAVRQARALAGLAERNALPQGSLSAQAQAQRPSLAEVDPYNQGLQRPPQQRLGTIAQMVSWEIDLFGRVGTASAVAQRQADAAAATAHSAEALLQAEVVRHYVLLRLYQHDLARLHEESDVLQRRHTLLQAREHAGLADKREALAAQAQREQALATIAQTQAALHGTRAALAVLAGRAPTTAEGDSTWQALLAPQAHPGLALPTVPDTSGVVQPTDLLARRPDVARADAQLRAALGDTVLADRAHLPRLSLNLSAGLNAPFGALGQASAVRYAAGPALQWDWLDAGRNRARAAAAKAGDEVAWHQLEQTVLQALADSESALRQWGAARTAWQHATQAEGAAQRAAQHAQKRFDTGLEPPTEALQQQAQWLQARRSTTAQQADALQAYARVQLALAAWQPDDAGTERTAANPTAKP, from the coding sequence ATGCGCGCCCCACTTCTCCACCGCTGCACCGCCCTGGCCGGATTGCTGGCCCTGGCACTCACCGGCTGCGCCAGCGTGGCGCCACCCAGCGCCATCGGCCCCGCCACTGAACGCCACAGCACCGCCCTGCCCGCCACCGCCGCTCTGGGCCTGGCCACCGGCACCCCCAGCCGCCACTGGTGGCACGCCCTGCAAGACGACAAGCTCAACACCTTGGTGCAGACCGCCATGCAGCACAACCAGGACCGCCAGGCCGCCGTGGCCGCCGTGCGCCAAGCCCGCGCCCTGGCCGGGCTGGCCGAGCGCAACGCCCTGCCCCAGGGCAGCCTGAGCGCCCAGGCCCAGGCCCAGCGCCCCTCACTGGCCGAAGTGGACCCCTACAACCAAGGCCTGCAGCGCCCACCCCAACAACGCCTGGGCACCATCGCCCAGATGGTGTCGTGGGAGATCGACCTGTTTGGCCGCGTGGGCACCGCCAGCGCCGTGGCCCAGCGCCAGGCCGATGCCGCTGCCGCCACCGCCCACAGCGCCGAAGCCCTGCTGCAGGCCGAGGTGGTGCGCCACTACGTGCTGCTGCGCCTGTACCAGCACGACCTGGCCCGGCTGCACGAAGAAAGCGACGTGCTGCAACGCCGCCATACCCTGCTGCAAGCCCGCGAGCACGCAGGCCTGGCCGATAAGCGCGAAGCCCTGGCCGCCCAAGCCCAGCGCGAACAGGCCCTGGCCACCATCGCCCAGACCCAGGCCGCGCTGCACGGCACCCGCGCCGCCCTTGCCGTGCTGGCAGGCCGTGCGCCCACCACCGCCGAAGGGGATAGCACCTGGCAAGCCCTGCTGGCGCCCCAAGCCCACCCCGGCCTGGCCCTGCCCACCGTGCCCGACACCAGCGGCGTTGTGCAGCCCACCGACCTGCTGGCGCGCCGCCCCGATGTGGCGCGGGCCGATGCCCAACTGCGCGCCGCGCTGGGCGACACCGTGCTGGCCGACCGCGCTCACCTGCCCCGCCTGAGCCTGAACCTGAGCGCAGGCCTGAACGCCCCCTTTGGCGCCCTGGGCCAAGCCAGCGCAGTGCGCTACGCCGCGGGCCCCGCCCTGCAATGGGACTGGCTGGACGCCGGCCGCAACCGCGCCCGCGCCGCTGCCGCCAAGGCGGGCGACGAAGTGGCATGGCACCAGTTGGAGCAGACCGTGCTGCAGGCCCTGGCCGACAGCGAATCGGCCCTGCGCCAATGGGGCGCCGCACGCACCGCTTGGCAACACGCCACACAGGCCGAAGGCGCAGCCCAGCGCGCCGCCCAGCATGCGCAAAAGCGCTTTGACACCGGCCTGGAGCCTCCCACCGAAGCCTTGCAGCAGCAGGCCCAGTGGCTGCAGGCACGCCGCAGCACCACGGCCCAGCAAGCCGATGCCCTGCAGGCCTACGCCCGCGTGCAACTGGCCTTGGCCGCCTGGCAGCCCGACGATGCAGGCACTGAGCGCACTGCAGCCAACCCCACCGCCAAGCCATGA
- a CDS encoding efflux RND transporter permease subunit, producing MSLSTAALARPRFTLLTMMALVLVGLWLALDFPSTEEPPVTIRTATVLSMAPGANVERVEQLVARPTEESILGLPEVKRVKTTVRPGFAFTYVELDAAVPPDRLPEVWQRLRTRMNQLQPQLPAGTLGPLVDDEFGRVAVLTLGLTGPDYQAGELRQYARKMRDELLKVPGVERVSLHGVRDEQVQIVLDVAAMAAKGLSPSAVERAVASRNVVAAAGFMDIAGTEISLTVSGDARTPADLGTTPIALPQGGTVLLKNIARIERTPQDPPLSGAFVDGTPAAVIAVSMDPGLNVVSFAKNLRAQVQNLENQLPVGMSLVPITDQAQIVTKQLTQVGQVFLETTLIVMAVVVLFLGLRTGLIVGAIVPTTVLGTLAIMKLLNIDLHIISVGAIIIALGLFVDNAIVVAEDMERRLALGEPREQAAAEAGRTMLVPLLVSSLAIILTFMPLVLSKTETGEYLRSMGIVMAIALLLSLVLAVTVTPLLCQYFAKHHAELSRTARAVESLTAWYRGKVRWVLGHKTLYIGAMVALLVAAGWLFTKVPSELMPASERRQLQMAIELAPDASPRHTLETTAAISRALADKKAFPEIASAALYMGDGGPRFILALNPPTPAAHRAYAVLTLAPDVTHAAAIESLRTGLGQRFPELRLDPKRFSMGSSDAGTAVFRITASDGKSHYAAAEALEEALRATPGIGEVHNDAERFIQQLDVRVDQVKAQAAGVSSSDIARSLDQVLSGATISHFREGDTVLPIVLRGDAAWRTRIEQLPALPIQKADGSGGVPLGQVATVQLTPQPSVIQRYNQERAITITAKHPNMTAQGVADSVQSTLKQLQAPGNATGSVHVALGGEVEENASANGAIAQLLPVCVVAMFILFVWQFESVRKSLIVLASIPFVSIGAALALIATGTTLTFVGTLGLLALAGIIVNNAVLLLDAIEEARRSGMPAAEAIEDAASKRLRPIVMTKMVCILGLVPLWLFGGSVWTSLAVVMMGGLALGTLITLGLIPALYAAAYRVQPTKA from the coding sequence ATGAGCCTCTCTACCGCTGCCCTGGCGCGCCCGCGCTTCACGCTGCTGACCATGATGGCTTTGGTGCTGGTGGGGCTGTGGCTGGCGCTGGACTTTCCTTCGACCGAAGAGCCCCCGGTCACCATCCGCACCGCCACCGTGCTGAGCATGGCTCCCGGTGCCAACGTGGAACGGGTAGAGCAACTGGTGGCCCGCCCCACCGAAGAGTCCATCCTCGGTCTGCCCGAGGTCAAGCGCGTGAAAACCACGGTGCGCCCCGGCTTTGCATTCACCTATGTGGAGCTGGATGCCGCCGTGCCGCCCGACCGCCTGCCCGAGGTGTGGCAGCGCCTGCGCACCCGCATGAACCAGTTGCAGCCGCAGTTGCCTGCTGGCACGCTGGGCCCGCTGGTGGACGACGAGTTTGGCCGCGTGGCCGTGCTCACCCTGGGCCTGACAGGCCCCGACTACCAGGCCGGTGAACTGCGTCAGTACGCCCGCAAGATGCGCGACGAACTGCTCAAGGTGCCCGGCGTGGAGCGCGTGTCGCTGCACGGCGTGCGCGACGAGCAGGTGCAGATCGTGCTGGACGTGGCCGCCATGGCCGCCAAGGGCCTGAGCCCCAGCGCGGTGGAACGCGCCGTGGCCTCGCGCAACGTGGTGGCCGCTGCAGGTTTCATGGACATTGCTGGCACCGAGATCTCGCTGACCGTGAGCGGCGACGCCCGCACCCCCGCTGACCTAGGCACTACCCCGATTGCGCTGCCCCAGGGCGGCACGGTGCTGCTCAAGAACATTGCGCGCATCGAGCGCACGCCCCAAGACCCACCGCTGTCCGGCGCGTTTGTGGATGGCACGCCTGCGGCCGTGATTGCGGTGTCGATGGACCCGGGCCTGAACGTGGTGAGCTTTGCCAAGAACCTGCGTGCGCAGGTGCAAAACCTCGAAAACCAACTGCCCGTGGGCATGAGCCTGGTGCCCATCACCGACCAGGCCCAGATCGTGACCAAGCAGCTCACGCAGGTCGGCCAGGTCTTTTTGGAGACCACGCTCATCGTGATGGCGGTGGTGGTGCTGTTCCTGGGCTTGCGCACCGGGCTGATCGTGGGGGCCATCGTGCCCACCACGGTGCTGGGCACCCTGGCCATCATGAAGCTGCTGAACATCGACCTGCACATCATCTCGGTGGGCGCCATCATCATTGCGCTGGGCCTGTTTGTGGACAACGCCATCGTGGTGGCCGAAGACATGGAACGCCGCCTGGCGCTGGGCGAGCCGCGAGAGCAAGCCGCCGCCGAAGCCGGGCGCACGATGCTGGTGCCGCTGTTGGTGTCCTCGCTGGCCATCATCCTGACCTTCATGCCGCTGGTGCTCTCAAAGACCGAAACGGGCGAATACCTGCGCAGCATGGGCATCGTGATGGCGATTGCGCTGCTGCTCTCGCTGGTGCTGGCCGTCACCGTCACGCCCCTGCTGTGCCAATACTTTGCCAAGCACCATGCCGAGCTCAGCCGCACCGCACGCGCCGTGGAGTCGCTGACTGCTTGGTATCGGGGCAAAGTGCGCTGGGTGCTGGGCCACAAGACCCTCTACATCGGTGCCATGGTGGCCCTGCTGGTGGCTGCCGGATGGCTGTTCACCAAAGTGCCGTCTGAGCTGATGCCTGCATCGGAACGGCGCCAATTGCAAATGGCCATCGAGCTGGCCCCGGACGCCAGCCCACGCCACACGCTGGAGACCACCGCCGCCATCAGCCGCGCGCTGGCCGACAAAAAGGCCTTCCCCGAAATCGCCAGTGCAGCGTTGTACATGGGCGATGGCGGCCCGCGTTTCATCCTGGCGCTGAACCCGCCCACACCTGCGGCCCACCGGGCATATGCCGTGCTCACCCTGGCACCGGACGTGACCCACGCCGCCGCCATTGAAAGCCTGCGCACAGGGCTTGGCCAAAGGTTCCCAGAGCTGCGACTGGACCCCAAGCGCTTCTCTATGGGCTCGTCGGACGCGGGCACCGCCGTGTTCCGCATCACCGCCAGCGACGGCAAGAGCCACTACGCAGCCGCCGAGGCGCTGGAAGAAGCCCTGCGCGCCACCCCCGGCATCGGAGAAGTTCACAACGACGCAGAGCGTTTCATCCAGCAGCTGGATGTGCGCGTGGATCAGGTCAAGGCGCAAGCCGCTGGCGTGAGCAGCAGCGACATCGCGCGCAGCCTGGACCAGGTGCTATCGGGCGCCACCATCTCGCACTTCCGCGAGGGCGACACGGTGCTGCCCATCGTGCTGCGCGGCGATGCCGCCTGGCGCACCCGCATCGAGCAACTGCCCGCACTGCCTATTCAGAAGGCCGATGGCAGCGGCGGCGTGCCGCTGGGCCAGGTGGCCACGGTGCAACTGACGCCCCAGCCCTCAGTGATCCAGCGCTACAACCAGGAGCGCGCCATCACCATCACAGCCAAGCACCCGAACATGACCGCGCAAGGCGTGGCCGACAGCGTGCAAAGCACCCTGAAGCAACTGCAAGCCCCCGGCAATGCCACTGGCAGCGTGCACGTGGCCCTGGGCGGCGAAGTCGAGGAAAACGCCAGCGCCAACGGTGCGATTGCGCAACTGCTGCCCGTGTGCGTGGTGGCCATGTTCATCCTGTTCGTGTGGCAGTTTGAAAGCGTGCGCAAGAGCCTCATCGTGCTGGCCAGCATTCCGTTCGTGTCCATCGGCGCGGCCCTGGCACTCATCGCCACGGGTACCACGCTCACCTTCGTGGGCACGCTGGGCCTGCTGGCGCTGGCCGGGATCATCGTGAACAACGCGGTGCTGCTGCTGGACGCCATTGAAGAAGCCCGCCGCAGCGGCATGCCCGCCGCCGAGGCCATTGAAGACGCCGCCTCCAAGCGCCTGCGCCCCATCGTCATGACCAAGATGGTCTGCATCCTGGGGCTGGTTCCGCTGTGGCTGTTTGGCGGCTCGGTGTGGACCAGCCTGGCCGTCGTGATGATGGGCGGCCTGGCCCTGGGCACCCTGATCACCCTGGGCCTGATCCCGGCCCTGTATGCCGCCGCCTACCGCGTGCAACCCACTAAAGCCTGA
- a CDS encoding efflux RND transporter periplasmic adaptor subunit, translating into MLSSLVAPLPRQALYWAMAAGVLVLSAGCSPATPPAKPEAIRPALVVPVRDAGASSLQLVGEIRAAQRAELAFAVGGRVQSVLVEPGDTVQRGQVLAQLDEQPLRAQRATAAGEVARAKAQAGELALRAERVRQAHQAGATGVGEWTAVQAELAAAEAALKAAQAQESTAQWSLDQAQLRAPFSGVVGVRHLEAGQTAGPGAPVLNIDGTGRELVLTAPAALSLKVGQAVTLTPAQADLQSAQALPSRVLRVASRQDAGGTVRVTLAAPANAMVGSTWAIHIPTAVGNTTSTAAPTGVLVPLRAVVPSAQAGQGHVLRLAQDGKTTERVDVTLGSPQGDWVHVAQGLASTDRVVLAGATHLPHGTAIQPVAPHGSQP; encoded by the coding sequence GTGTTGTCTTCACTCGTTGCCCCCTTGCCGCGCCAAGCCCTGTACTGGGCGATGGCTGCGGGTGTTCTTGTTCTCTCTGCGGGTTGCAGCCCAGCCACCCCACCTGCCAAGCCCGAAGCAATCCGCCCTGCCCTGGTGGTGCCGGTACGCGATGCGGGTGCGAGCAGCCTCCAGCTGGTGGGCGAGATTCGCGCGGCACAGCGAGCCGAGCTGGCGTTTGCCGTGGGCGGCCGGGTGCAAAGCGTGCTGGTCGAGCCCGGTGACACCGTGCAGCGCGGCCAGGTGCTGGCCCAGCTGGATGAGCAACCACTGCGCGCCCAGCGGGCCACAGCAGCGGGCGAGGTAGCCCGCGCCAAAGCACAAGCGGGCGAGTTGGCCCTGCGTGCCGAACGGGTGCGGCAGGCCCACCAGGCGGGTGCCACGGGTGTCGGTGAATGGACCGCCGTGCAGGCCGAGCTGGCCGCCGCAGAGGCCGCGCTGAAGGCCGCCCAGGCGCAGGAGAGCACCGCGCAGTGGTCTCTGGACCAGGCCCAGTTGCGCGCACCATTCAGCGGCGTGGTGGGCGTGCGGCACCTGGAGGCCGGGCAAACCGCTGGCCCCGGTGCACCCGTGTTGAACATCGACGGCACGGGGCGCGAGCTGGTGTTGACGGCCCCCGCCGCGCTGTCATTGAAAGTGGGACAAGCCGTGACCCTGACCCCGGCCCAAGCCGATCTCCAGTCGGCACAAGCCCTGCCCAGCCGGGTGCTGCGGGTGGCCAGCCGCCAAGACGCGGGCGGCACGGTGCGCGTCACGCTGGCGGCACCTGCCAACGCCATGGTCGGCTCGACCTGGGCCATCCATATCCCGACCGCCGTGGGCAACACGACCAGCACCGCGGCACCCACCGGGGTGCTGGTGCCACTGCGTGCGGTGGTGCCCAGCGCACAAGCAGGCCAGGGCCATGTGCTGCGGCTGGCGCAAGACGGCAAGACCACCGAGCGGGTGGACGTGACCCTGGGCAGCCCCCAGGGCGACTGGGTGCATGTGGCGCAAGGCTTGGCAAGCACCGACCGGGTGGTGCTGGCGGGCGCGACCCACTTGCCGCACGGAACGGCCATCCAGCCCGTAGCCCCCCACGGGAGCCAGCCATGA